One stretch of Gouania willdenowi chromosome 16, fGouWil2.1, whole genome shotgun sequence DNA includes these proteins:
- the vamp1b gene encoding synaptobrevin: MSAPDAAAPPAGAPGADGAPGGGPPAPPNTSSNRRLQQTQAQVEEVVDIMRVNVDKVLERDQKLSELDDRADALQAGASQFESCAAKLKNKYWWKNCKMMIMMGIIGVIVVGIIFLYFFY, encoded by the exons AT GTCTGCCCCAGATGCTGCGGCTCCACCAGCTGGAGCTCCAGGTGCTGATGGAGCGCCAGGAGGTGGACCTCCAGCCCCACCCAATACGAGCAGCAACCGTAGGCTACAGCAGACACAGGCCCAAGTGGAGGAG GTGGTGGATATCATGCGGGTGAACGTAGACAAGGTTTTGGAAAGAGACCAGAAGCTTTCAGAGCTGGATGACAGAGCGGATGCTCTCCAGGCCGGAGCCTCCCAGTTTGAAAGCTGTGCAGCAAAGCTAAAAAACAAATACTGGTGGAAGAACTGCAAG ATGATGATCATGATGGGCATCATTGGAGTCATTGTGGTTGGGATAATATTCC tgtACTTCTTCTACTGA
- the mrpl51 gene encoding large ribosomal subunit protein mL51 produces MSVLGGLLRAGWTFCRSAVTVSSTVRSFSTGSCCHIKMHAIPKLKVVDRWNEKRSMFGVYDNIGILGDFKAHPKDMIVGPCWVKAFKGNELQRAMRKHKMVGERMMLQDKLNLEKSIRFLYRRYNRTGKHR; encoded by the exons ATGTCTGTACTGGGCGGTTTGCTGAGAGCTGGATGGACCTTCTGTCGGTCTGCAGTGACCGTGTCCTCCACAGTCAGGAGCTTCTCCACAG GTTCCTGCTGTCACATCAAGATGCACGCTATTCCCAAACTAAAGGTAGTGGACAGGTGGAATGAGAAGAGGAGCATGTTTGGAGTTTATGATAACATTGGTATCTTGG GGGACTTTAAAGCTCACCCTAAGGACATGATTGTGGGCCCCTGCTGGGTGAAGGCCTTTAAAGGTAATGAGCTGCAACGTGCCATGAGAAAGCACAAGATGGTGGGAGAGAGAATGATGCTCCAAGACAAACTCAACCTGGAAAAGAGTATCCGCTTCCTCTACAGACGCTACAACCGCACTGGCAAACATCGCTAA
- the lag3 gene encoding LOW QUALITY PROTEIN: CXADR-like membrane protein (The sequence of the model RefSeq protein was modified relative to this genomic sequence to represent the inferred CDS: inserted 1 base in 1 codon), which translates to MFFKLYLFVIFAFFISGTACKTAKVLAEEGSRAVLPCETQTGIPTSPTIIWAKVDNGVFSTVWRREKSGLQYWGQSWFNQGIKRVQSPHTAFDKGNYSLHISNVSQEDGGLYSCKVVFKRKKTESLVMLQVIKRIIKPIVNMLYAAAGSSVTLPCTFNPGSRPLSLAWEKLAEDSVFGPGVTHLPPSFSPSSSPVXASMVGLENKGLYRCVGTVEGQRLTHTMRLVVAEIIPSKIKDSLTLTCQLTNTTEVTQYDWVHVTSSFNGTESAEIFHSGKKASITIMSEKHISGKWMCRFYGKKGFLGNVTYQVETVAALSEQTPPHVSYNTTTVAGISIFLLVLLLLILAHILYKNHQRRKRISKFSSLEKIVHTISKEQMTREKESKRKSECTVNM; encoded by the exons atgttttttaagttatatttatttgtgatttttgctTTCTTTATATCAG GTACAGCATGTAAGACAGCTAAGGTGTTAGCCGAAGAAGGTTCTCGGGCAGTTCTGCCCTGTGAGACCCAAACTGGGATTCCCACCAGTCCAACCATCATCTGGGCCAAAGTCGACAACGG GGTTTTCAGCACAGTTTGGAGGAGAGAGAAGAGTGGCCTGCAGTACTGGGGCCAGAGCTGGTTTAACCAAGGCATCAAACGTGTGCAAAGCCCCCACACAGCCTTTGATAAAGGCAACTACAGTCTGCACATCAGCAATGTGAGCCAGGAGGATGGAGGACTGTACTCGTGCAAAGTGGTCTTTAAAAGGAAGAAGACAGAAAGTCTGGTTATGCTTCAAGTAATAAAAA GAATCATTAAGCCAATTGTCAACATGCTGTACGCGGCTGCAGGCTCCTCAGTCACTCTGCCCTGCACCTTCAACCCTGGTTCACGGCCCCTGAGCTTAGCATGGGAGAAACTGGCAGAGGACTCCGTGTTTGGACCTGGTGTCACACATCTTCCTCCTTCTTtctcaccatcatcatcacccg CAGCCTCCATGGTTGGCTTGGAAAACAAGGGTCTGTACAGATGTGTTGGGACTGTGGAAGGACAGAGGCTGACTCACACTATGCGTCTGGTTGTTGCTGAAA TCATTCCTTCAAAGATAAAGGACTCTTTGACATTGACCTGCCAACTGACCAACACGACTGAGGTTACACAGTACGATTGGGTTCATGTCACCTCCAGCTTCAATGGAACCGAGTCAGCAGAAATCTTCCACAGTGGAAAGAAAGCAAGCATTACCATAATGTCAGAGAAACACATCAGTGGTAAATGGATGTGTCGTTTCTATGGTAAAAAAGGCTTCTTGGGAAATGTCACTTATCAAGTCGAAACTGTAG CTGCTTTGAGTGAACAGACACCTCCACATGTGTCCTATAACACCACCACTGTGGCAGGAATCAGCATTTTCCTCCTTGTTCTACTACTGCTGATTCTGGCTCACATCCTGTACAAGAACCATCAACGG AGGAAAAGGATTTCTAAGTTCTCTTCACTGGAGAAGATCGTTCACACCATCTCAAAGGAGCAAATGACGAGAGAGAAGGAATCAAAGAGGAAAAGTGAATGCACTGtaaatatgtga